GCGAGAACAgagagggctgcaggaggggccaggtgcagggggcccaGACCAAGGGACCTGATGATGTGCATTGCCCTTAGGCCCCCCACATCTGGGGCCCCAAGTGAAGCAGGGCAGGCCCCCCAGGTGTGGGACTCTGCCCCCCGGCGGCGCTGGCTGCTCACCGGCTCGGCGAAGGCGTTATCCCAGAGCACGGTGGCCGTGGCGTTGTTGTCCTGGCTCCCGTGCACGATCACCACCACGGGCAGGGACAGCGTCTGTGGAAACCGGCAGGGCCGGGCTGagtgtggggcggggtgggggctggaccCAGCTCCggttcctgcccttcccccacctgccGCTGGGCGACTCTCAATCAGACCAAGCCCCCCCTGTGCTTCTCGTCTCCATGCCCACCCACGGACCCTGCGCCCCCCGGGGCTGCCCCAGCTCGTGACCGAGGCTCAGGAATTCCTGAGTCCCTCCCTCAACCCGGAGGGACCGTCCTGGGGACGGGCGACACGGCCAAGCCTGACACCAACCCCAGAAGGACTCCTGGAGCCCCAGTACcgggcagggccctgggcagcGGTGCCAGCGCCGGGCAGGCCCCTGGGCAGCGGTGCCAGCTTTACCTTGACCTGGAAGACCAGCTCGTTGCCGCCGACGCTGAACTGCGACTCGAAGAGGATGGTGAACTTCTCCTCGGTCACCGACTCGGCGCCGCGCCGATCCGAGCGCTTGATGCGCTTCAGGGACTGCGGGAGGCAGGGGAGAGCGTGAGAggcgggtgggggcagggggcgggggcggtgcctgcggccCGGCTCTCACCATGTTCCTGAAGTGGGCGCTCAGGGTGCCCGTGGCCTGGTGGTACTCCATCACGCAGCAGTTGTTCAGGATCTCCCCACTGCTCTCGCTGCAATGGGAAAGGCAGGTGAGGGGGGCCAGGCACTGGGCCAGCTCCGACGGCCAGGGGACGCCACTGGGGGTGCTGGGAAAGGGGCCAGTCACCAGCCCCACAGGCATGCGGCTGACCCTCCCTCCACTCAGCGATACCCCGGGGGTCAGAGGGGGCAGCGCCAGCCACACGCTGGGCTGGGCTCTCTCCAGGGCATCCAGGCTACGTGAGCAATGGGATGCAGAGAGAACAAGGGACCAGCCCCACAGGGTCCTGCCAGAGCCCCCCAGTTACCCCACCCAGTTACCCCGGGACTCAACAGGAGCCGCGTGGCTCAGCAGGGCCAGCTCGGGTGTCCCCCAGGACCTGCCCCGGGCGAGTGGCAGGGGGGCATTACTTGCGGGTGCTTTCGTTCTTCAGCAGGGCCTTGGCTTGCTGCTCGCTGATGATGGTGGCCTTCACCTGGGGCGGGTTCATGTGCACGTTcagcttcccccccaccagcAGCCGCACCGTGGCTGCGAACTTGGTCTGCGTCTTCAGCACCTGGGGGGGCTGCTTCTCGATGatgaaggtgctggggggaggagccaGCGTCATGGGGCCTGCGGCTGCGAGATGGGCCCCGGGGCCAGAGCTACAACCGCCAGGTGCGGGGAGGGGTAACGACACCACCACATCCCCGCCCTGGCTCACAGCACCTGCGCCCAGATCCCCCTTCCAAGCCCCCGAGCCAggtcccctcccacccagagcgCTTGCCCCACGAGCCCCTTTCTCTCACCACCGGCCTGCAGTGCCAGCGGCATCCCCGCCCCCCGACCTAGCCGGCCCGTGGCCCCTCGCAGCCCAGTTCCTGCCTGGTCGGGTCAGAGTCTGAGCCTGTTCCCAACCGTGCCCTGAGCTCAGCCTCAGCCCCGCCAGCCCGTGTGGGGCAGACGGgcctgagcccagcccagctctgtccCCCGAGCCTGTGTGAGGCAGACAGGCCCAgacccagcctggctctgctagCCCGTGTGGGGCAGTCAGACAcagcccggctctgccccctGAGTTACCTGGTCACCAGGGCGGAGATGATGTCTGTGATGGTGCCATTGAGCTCAGCCAGCATCTCCTCTACGGGCCCCGGGATGGGCAGCTGCTGGCACAGGTGCTCGGCCCGACGGATCTGCTGCCGGTTCTGCCAGATGATCTCGGCCAGCTTCTCACACCTGGGGCGAGGGGCCCCCGGGCCAGGTCAGCGCTCTGGCAAGGCCCAGGGACATCACAGAGCCCCAGGCTGTGGCGTCCCATGTCTGCTGGTCATGGGGCTCCCTGTCTGCGCCTCCCCCACGGGGACCCCCCAGGCCGTGGTGTCCAGGCCGAGCCAGGCCAACCCAGGCTGGTGCGGTCCGGCCTTAGCCTAGCCCTGTGGGGAGCTCAGCCACCCCAGGAATCCAGTCCCACGTCCCTGGCGATGGGGGCAGGTGACCCCTGGTGCCCTGGACTAACAACCCCAGCGAGGGCAGCGTCACCCGCCAGGGTCACCCCCGGGGCTGCCTCTTGCGACCCAGGGCAGCACGGTGACTCCCCCGGATTCCCTGCTGCCGGCGGCACCGTTCGCTGGTTTCCCAGCCAGCCGCCATGGGGCCAAGCGGCAGCTCCCGGGTGCCCAGTCCCCATTTCCCACAGGGCCGCGAGCCCCGTTCCCGGCAGCGCTGGGAGGGGGGACGCACCAGGACTGCAGCACGTCCAGGGTGCCCTCGGGAGGGCCGCCGTTCCCCGCCAGCTGCTGCCGCCGCTTCCACTGGATCAGCTCGTCGTCCAGGATGGTCGTCTGTTGCTTGCGCAGCAGCTGCAGGGTTTTCTGGTGCTTCTCTGCCAGCTCCTGCGAGGGGACGGGGTGTTAGCGGGGGACGGGGGCGTCACCGCCCCCTGCTGGCAccagggcagggagcggggccccCCGGGTCGGCACTCACCACTCGGTACTGCTGTAGTGTCTGGGCCTCCCGGTGCAGCCAGGCCTCCAGCGACGCCTTCTTCTGCTGCAGCGTCGTCTCGCGGGACATGCGCTCCTGGGGGCCCAGCTGGGAGAGCTGGGAgaactgggctggggaggaggccaAGAGCGTTAGGCCTGAGCCCCGCCTGCCCCGGGGGCTCCCCGACCCTCGGTGGCATCCCCAGAACCCCTGCGCCAGgcctgcccctggggtggggggagactcgCTCCCCGGGCCCCACGGAGCCGGTGGGGCGGTGCTGAGCTGGGGACTGCCATGGGACTGCGAGGGGAGGGGAACCGTCCCGGGAGTGCTCAGATACCTGCAGCCTCCTCATGGGGGTGCGGTGGGCGGGTGGGTGAGATGATGCCCCCCCAGATGCTATGGCAGAGTCTCCCCCATGCCAGCTGCAGCCCCCGCCGGACCCAGCCggagcccagggcctggcgcccCCTCGGCAGCTGGGACGGGGCAAGTGCTTCGGCACGTTTGCTGGCACGGGCTGGCGTCTCCCCAAGGACGGGATCTCAGGGcaggtccctgcccccagcagtccAACCCCacggcccctccctctccccatggcTCGAgcgccccccatccccccaccttgGAGGCGCATGTTCTCCTGGTACTGGATGATGAAATACTCCTGCGTCTGCTGCAGCTTCTTCAGCTCGTTCTCCGTGTCCTGGGTCACGAGGCGCAGCTCCTCGAAGGTCTGGTTGATCTGCAGGTGCTTCTGGGACATGGCGTCCGCCAGGCTGCTGGCCGGGGAGGGGCTCTGCAGAGTGGGGACGCCAGGTCAGTGCTGTGCCCCCCacacctggggcagggagaggctgggctgcaggggcggCCATGGGGGGCAGCGACGGGCCCCAGAGCACGGAGGCCGAGGCTCACGCCATGGGGCAGTGGCTCGAGCCACGTgcacagggtggggtgcggggccCCAGGGTGATCCCAGCAGAGTCAGcgccggggctgggctggggcagtgtcCCTGGGGCCCCAGAGAGACGGGGAGAGAGACAAGGCCCCCCTGCCTGGCTACTCACGTTCGTGGCCTCCCGAACCAGCCGCTGCTCATGGTACAGGATGTGGCGGATGCAGCGCACCAGCTCCATGGGGCACCGGTCGTACGTGttctgcagcagggaaagcaaaGGCCCTGAGCCAGGCGCAGAGCGGGGCCAGTCAGGGGCTCTCACCGCCCCAGGCTGGGGGAAAAGGGGTGCCATGGGcactgggcgggggggctgctccTGCCCTAACCTACCTTGCCAGCATCCCTGCTCCCAGGCCAcgtgggggaggatgggggtcACCCCAGCCAGCCTGTGCCAGGAcggcagctccccttggccagaCGAGGAGCCTGCGGGGACGGAAGCGGCTGGGGGGGCTGCGACATGCCAGGGGATGGAGGGGCTCAGCGATGCGCTGGTCCCACGCGGTGAGGAGAGGGGAGCGACGGGCACCAGGCACCTGCCATCACACACTCTGCCGCTGTCCCAGACCCTTGCTACGCGCCAGGCTTGGCCAGCCCACGGGGGAGCGCCCAGTGGGAGTGACCGGCCCCTGGCAGGACACGAGGGGAAAGGCCGCCCCATTGCGGCTCTGGGCACTGACCTGCAGCTGAGTGGCATAGTGCCCCAGCTTGATCTTCAGCAAGAACCCGTCCTCGCCCACTTGGTGatctgccttcttctgcagctcctggatcagcccctccagcagctggGTGGCTTTGAGGTTCTCCTGGGGGTTATCGAGGTCGATGGAGTCCCTGGCACAGAGAGAGAcggggggtgggtggagggccCAACTCGGCACAGGGACTGCATCTGCTGCGGGAACCCAACCCCCCCACAACTGAGGCCCCCCTGCGTCCATCCCTCAGCCAACTGGGATGATCCAGCCAACCCACCACACAAAGCCCAGAGCGAATGGGAGCAAAGTCCTGCCCCGACCCTGCCCTCCCGACCCTGACCCTGCCCTCCAGCACAGTGCCAGCCCCCCATTGCACCAGGACCCCAGACCAGACGTGTGGGTCGCAGACAGGGAGGGCCCTACCTTTCTTTGGGGCGTCTCCAAGCACCATGGTGGGTAAGGGGAAAGTGAGGCCCGGAGCGCAGCAGCGACTGGCCAAGGCCTCAGAGAACAGGTGGcaggacagggaggaggagggccAGACCAAAGAGTTCCCAGGCTCGGCTCTAACCGTTAGGCCAGGCTCCACTCAGCTGTGGGGCTCTCAGATCCCAGGACTGCCCAACAGCCCAGGGGACCTCGCAAAGCCTTAACCTTCCGCCTCCTCCCAGCTCTGAGtctcccggccccggccccgtgCCTCGGCCCTGCCTGGGGACAGGCGAGAGGAAGCTGTGCAGCTGGTCTATGTGCCATGGCCTCTGGAGTGTAGCGCTCAGTGGGGATCTGCCACAGACACCACTGACCGGAGCCAGCGGGTTGGTAAGGCCAGGCCCACAGCCCCATTTCCAGCCCCTTAGACACGGGTTTGTCAGGGCACCTGGCAGCCAAGCCACGTCTCCTCTCGATGGGCTGAAGGACCGACTGGAGTGCGTCAGGTAGCCGCGGGGCGGGCTCACCTACCATGCTTGGCTCTCGATCCACTGCGAGAGGTAATGCCGCACCTCGATGGGGAAGTGCTGGCCGTACAGCGCCTGCATCTGGCGCAgggcctctccctgcagctgctgggcctgGATCCACACAGCCATTGTTCAGAACCTGGGGGGCAAGGAGACGCCATCAGGACAAGGACCCTCTGTCCACACTTAGGGGGAGAAGGGCCCTCTGTGCCATCAGCCTAGAGCAGCGTCAGACAACGGCTGCCCAGGGCAGCCTCTATTCTAATGCGGGAGGGAgacttcctggctctgacatcaCAGTGCACTGCTGGGAAAGGCTTCTGGGGACCCAGGATCGGACTCCCCCTCCGCCTCCCAGGGGGGGCCGCTGAAGAATCCAGTTATGTACAGTCCCTTGTAATCTCATGCAACGCAATAGCCATCTCCCTTAGCATGCACCCAGAGAGCTCAGCCTCGGTCCAGGCAAGCGAAGTCATCCATCGTGAAAAGGGGACAGGGGGAACTGACCAGTGCAGAGAGGAAATGTCCGCCCCAGCGCCCGGCCACCTTCTCCGGCCCCGTGCCCACCTTCCCCAGCCGCCTTCCCTGGCTTCCCAGTGCCCAGACAACTTCCCCAGCCCTTCGCCCGCCTTCCCTGGCCACCTTCCCTGAGCAGCTGAtgggaggagctggctgagggTGTGACGGAACAGGCCAGCACCCACCCATTCAGGAATCACCCACGTGCACATGGCACAGGTTCTCGGGGGTTCGCCCAGTACAGCCCATGCAGTCCAGCTCCTCGGGGGCAGAGACACCCAGCTGTGCTACAGAACGGTCCCTGCCCTGTTAAACTGCCATGGGAGCGTGAAACGACCAAGCATTCAGGGCCCTTCATCCAGGAC
The DNA window shown above is from Natator depressus isolate rNatDep1 chromosome 27, rNatDep2.hap1, whole genome shotgun sequence and carries:
- the LOC141978397 gene encoding signal transducer and activator of transcription 5B, which codes for MAVWIQAQQLQGEALRQMQALYGQHFPIEVRHYLSQWIESQAWDSIDLDNPQENLKATQLLEGLIQELQKKADHQVGEDGFLLKIKLGHYATQLQNTYDRCPMELVRCIRHILYHEQRLVREATNSPSPASSLADAMSQKHLQINQTFEELRLVTQDTENELKKLQQTQEYFIIQYQENMRLQAQFSQLSQLGPQERMSRETTLQQKKASLEAWLHREAQTLQQYRVELAEKHQKTLQLLRKQQTTILDDELIQWKRRQQLAGNGGPPEGTLDVLQSWCEKLAEIIWQNRQQIRRAEHLCQQLPIPGPVEEMLAELNGTITDIISALVTSTFIIEKQPPQVLKTQTKFAATVRLLVGGKLNVHMNPPQVKATIISEQQAKALLKNESTRNESSGEILNNCCVMEYHQATGTLSAHFRNMSLKRIKRSDRRGAESVTEEKFTILFESQFSVGGNELVFQVKTLSLPVVVIVHGSQDNNATATVLWDNAFAEPGRVPFAVPDKVLWPQLCEALNMKFKAEVQSSRGLTKENLLFLAQKLFNSSSGQLEEYSAMSVSWSQFNRENLPGRNYTFWQWFDGVMEVLKKHLKPHWNDGAILGFVNKQQAHDLLINKPDGTFLLRFSDSEIGGITIAWKFDSPERMFWNLMPFTTRDFSIRSLADRLGDLNYLIYVFPDRPKDEVFSKYYTPVLSKAVDGYVKPQIKQVVPEFASASGDPAAGTVTYMDQAPSPAVCSQPHYNVYPQNPDSVLDPEGEFDLDDTMDVARHVEELLRRPMDTQWIPHSQS